The Mercurialis annua linkage group LG2, ddMerAnnu1.2, whole genome shotgun sequence genome contains a region encoding:
- the LOC126669902 gene encoding galactokinase yields the protein MAKHEELPVPEFASLEPVYGDGSQLEETQLRFDTLKSKFVEVFTHPPRVFARSPGRVNLIGEHIDYEGYSVLPMAIRQDTIIGIHRHEPVDGEKLLRIANVNDKYTLCTYPADPNQEIDLKNHRWGHYFICAYKGFYEFVKAKGLDVGPPVGLDIMVDGIVPTGSGLSSSAAFVCSATIAIMAAFNLNFPKKELAQLTCECERHIGTQSGGMDQAISVMAQTGFAELIDFNPIRATDVALPAGGTFVIAHSLAESQKAVTAATNYNNRVVECRLAAIVLGIKLGMKPEDAIAEVKTLSDVEGLCVSFAGTRNSSDPVVAVKEFLNEEPYTAEDIETITEEKLSSIFTNSQSSLDVLRAAKHFKLHQRAAHVYSEAKRVHAFKDTVSSNLSDEDKLKKLGDLMNDSHHSCSVLYECSCPELEELVKVCREHGALGARLTGAGWGGCAVALVKESIVPQFILNLKEKFFQSRIDRGVIKKNDLGLYVFASKPSSGAAIFRF from the exons ATGGCGAAACACGAAGAACTACCAGTCCCGGAATTTGCATCGTTAGAACCGGTTTATGGAGACGGTTCACAACTCGAAGAAACCCAACTTCGGTTTGATACACTTAAATCCAAGTTCGTTGAAGTTTTTACTCATCCTCCTCGAGTTTTTGCGAGATCCCCAG GAAGAGTGAACTTGATTGGAGAACATATTGATTATGAAGGTTACTCGGTGTTACCGATGGCTATTCGCCAAGATACCATAATTGGAATCCATAGACACGAGCCTGTTGATGGCGAAAAGCTTCTTCGAATTGCAAATGTTAATGATAAGTATACCCTATGTACTTATCCTGCTGATCCTAATCag GAAATTGACTTGAAAAACCATAGATGGGGCCATTATTTTATCTGCGC tTATAAAGGATTTTATGAATTTGTTAAAGCTAAAGGGTTGGATGTTGGTCCACCAGTGGGTCTCGATATTATGGTTGATGGAATTGTCCCAACAG GCTCTGGTCTGTCAAGCTCTGCAGCATTTGTTTGTTCTGCTACAATAGCTATCATGGCtgcttttaatttgaattttccAAAG AAAGAACTTGCCCAGCTTACATGTGAATGCGAGAGGCACATTGGAACTCAATCAGGAGGAATGGACCAG GCAATCTCTGTCATGGCCCAAACTGGGTTTGCAGAGCTTATTGATTTCAACCCCATTCGTGCCACTGATGTCGCACTTCCTGCTGGCGGGACATTTGTAATAGCACATTCTTTGGCAGAATCTCAGAAGGCAGTCACTGCTGCTACAAATTACAACAATAGAGTTGTTGAATGTCGACTGGCTGCT ATAGTGCTTGGAATTAAACTTGGGATGAAACCAGAAGATGCAATAGCAGAAGTAAAAACTCTCTCTGACGTTGAAGGATTATGTGTATCATTTGCTGGTACTCGTAATTCTTCTGATCCTGTTGTTGCTGTTAAG GAATTTTTGAATGAGGAACCATATACGGCTGAAGATATTGAAACTATCACTGAAGAGAAACTTTCATCAATTTTCACCAACTCCCAATCGTCATTGGATGTGCTAAGAGCAGCCAAGCACTTTAAGTTACATCAG AGGGCTGCCCATGTTTACTCTGAAGCTAAGCGGGTACATGCCTTTAAAGACACTGTATCTTCAAATCTAAG TGATGAGGACAAGTTAAAGAAGCTAGGGGATCTTATGAATGATAGCCACCACAGCTGCAGTGTTCTATACGAATGCAG CTGTCCAGAGTTGGAAGAGCTCGTAAAAGTTTGCCGGGAGCATGGTGCACTAGGCGCAAGGCTCACAGGCGCGGGATGGGGTGGCTGCGCAGTAGCTTTGGTAAAAGAATCCATCGTCCCACAGTTCATCCTTAATTTGAAG GAAAAGTTCTTCCAATCGAGGATTGACAGGGGCGTCATCAAGAAGAATGATCTCGGTCTCTACGTTTTCGCTTCGAAGCCATCAAGCGGAGCTGCTATTTTCAGGTTTTAA
- the LOC126670331 gene encoding uncharacterized protein LOC126670331 gives MDHMAPRERDFEVDLENGVEVFVEDTNKDSIFGVKTQAREFLAKICGIFVDETIKDGELVENLCHDAPNSNEFCVEQVKLEGENKTSEDTVAENKVVKEKRKKTSNKKSSKPPRPPRGPSLDAADQKLIKEITELAMLKRARVERMKALKKMKAAKGSSPNSNVFAMVFTVLFCLVIAFQVMSSGVAPANVHESPISAETSESGGLIGVQYFGNPSASDPNAPTSGSPNYVQPIAGVGHFVSLRSDIK, from the exons ATGGATCATATGGCTCCAAGAGAGAGAGATTTCGAGGTTGATCTTGAAAATGGGGTGGAAGTTTTTGTTGAAGATACAAATAAAGACTCAATTTTTGGTGTAAAAACACAAGCAAGGGAGTTTCTTGCTAAAATTTGCGGTATATTTGTCGATGAAACAATTAAGGATGGTGAATTGGTGGAAAATCTATGTCATGATGCGCCAAATTCGAATGAGTTTTGTGTGGAGCAAGTGAAATTGGAGGGAGAGAACAAGACTAGTGAGGATACGGTTGCAGAGAACAAAGTCGTGAAGGAGAAGCGTAAAAAGACGAGCAATAAAAAATCTTCTAAGCCGCCTAGGCCTCCGAGAGGTCCATCACTGGATGCTGCAGATCAGAAGCTGATTAAGGAAATTACTGAACTTGCTATGTTGAAACGTGCTCGGGTTGAGCGAATGAAAGCCTTGAAGAAAATGAAAGCAGCTAAAGGATCATCACCTAATAGCAATGTGTTTGCTATGGTGTTCACCGTTCTCTTTTGCCTAGTGATAGCCTTTCAAG TGATGTCATCAGGAGTTGCACCTGCAAATGTACATGAATCGCCTATATCAGCGGAAACATCAGAGAGTGGCGGTTTGATTGGAGTACAGTACTTTGGGAATCCATCTGCAAGTGATCCAAATGCACCTACTTCTGGTTCCCCAAA TTATGTACAACcaattgctggtgtcggtcatttTGTAAGCCTGAGAAGTGATATCAAATAA
- the LOC126670332 gene encoding cell wall / vacuolar inhibitor of fructosidase 1-like, which yields MMNPLISFSSTPLLLLLLLLFLLPPLIRTNDMIDKTCKKTPHYDLCISSLRSNAQNSDTDVKGLASVMANITLFNATETLHYLLQLINRNTDAELERQLTYCAEAYIPIVDYILPQAIDAILNCQFGFAKYGIAYAENEARACEDKISGSVKLDFVEMNRVMQKLCDICVAIINILLKN from the coding sequence ATGATGAATCCTTTAATCTCTTTCTCATCTACtccacttcttcttcttcttcttcttcttttcttgctTCCGCCATTAATCCGAACTAACGATATGATCGACAAAACTTGTAAGAAGACGCCACATTACGATCTCTGCATCTCGTCCCTGCGATCAAATGCGCAAAACTCGGACACAGATGTTAAAGGTCTAGCTTCTGTAATGGCTAATATCACTCTGTTTAATGCTACTGAAACACTACATTACTTACTACAGCTGATCAACCGAAACACAGATGCTGAGCTAGAACGACAATTAACCTACTGCGCTGAAGCGTATATTCCAATTGTTGATTACATTCTTCCGCAAGCCATTGATGCTATACTAAACTGTCAATTCGGATTTGCCAAGTATGGGATAGCATATGCTGAAAACGAGGCTCGAGCATGTGAAGATAAAATTTCAGGCTCAGTTAAGTTGGACTTTGTAGAAATGAACAGAGTAATGCAGAAACTCTGTGATATATGTGTAGCCATCATCAATATACTGCTCAAGAATTGA
- the LOC126669571 gene encoding cell wall / vacuolar inhibitor of fructosidase 1-like: MKKFSILLLLLLILIRQQISHASDSDLIDQICKKTPFYDLCISSLTPQNPIPDVKTVASTMANLVLSNATDTLTFIQELIKQGADPQLQKKLANCAELYIPVVKYNLPQAMNALFRGKFGFTSYLLSDAGKQADACQKNFSDSDEAPLSERNKLITHLCDVAVAILKLLS, encoded by the coding sequence ATGAAAAAATTctccattcttcttcttctactacTGATTCTGATCAGACAACAAATCTCACACGCTTCAGATTCTGACCTAATAGACCAAATATGCAAAAAAACACCATTTTACGACCTCTGTATCTCATCACTAACCCCTCAAAACCCTATCCCAGATGTCAAAACTGTAGCTTCAACAATGGCCAATCTGGTTCTGTCTAATGCAACTGATACATTAACCTTTATACAAGAGCTTATCAAACAAGGAGCTGATCCTCAGTTACAGAAAAAACTGGCGAACTGTGCTGAATTATATATTCCTGTCGTGAAATATAATCTTCCTCAGGCTATGAATGCTCTGTTCAGAGGCAAATTTGGTTTCACAAGCTATTTGTTGTCTGATGCTGGTAAACAAGCTGATGCTTGTCAGAAGAATTTTTCTGATTCTGATGAGGCTCCGTTGTCTGAACGGAATAAGCTTATTACCCATCTTTGTGATGTTGCTGTTGCTATTCTTAAGTTATTGTCATAG
- the LOC126670004 gene encoding cell wall / vacuolar inhibitor of fructosidase 1-like, which produces MTKSSIFFLFTTLIISLTQCTSVQSNQNFISQTCKQTPYYKLCVNFLKSDPRSVNADTTKLALIMVDVIKARTTMSLNFIHQQIGKNPGLKKQLKSCAGAYSVVLSDVIPSAIEALTKGAPKFAQTDTNDAANEATGCEEDFHGKSPMTQLNNMVHHSSLIASAIIQLLL; this is translated from the coding sequence atgacaaaatcatCCATTTTTTTCCTCTTCACAACCCTAATTATCTCACTAACTCAATGCACTTCTGTTCAAtccaatcaaaattttatttctcAAACTTGCAAGCAAACACCATATTACAAACTCTGTGTCAACTTTCTGAAATCAGACCCAAGAAGTGTTAATGCAGACACAACAAAATTAGCACTAATTATGGTTGATGTAATAAAAGCTAGAACAACCATGTCATTAAATTTCATTCACCAGCAAATTGGTAAGAATCCAGGGCTGAAGAAACAATTAAAATCTTGTGCTGGTGCTTATAGTGTAGTTCTAAGTGATGTTATACCATCGGCCATTGAAGCTTTGACGAAAGGTGCGCCAAAATTTGCTCAGACTGATACTAATGATGCTGCTAATGAAGCTACTGGCTGTGAAGAAGATTTTCATGGAAAATCTCCGATGACTCAGTTGAATAATATGGTTCATCATTCTTCTCTTATTGCTTCTGCTATTATACAACTTTTGCTTTGa
- the LOC126666727 gene encoding nuclear poly(A) polymerase 3, which produces MGANATYNCMNVVVFVDHESLKPSFRFINPKFHRNALFLYNFSPSPLPAAVSPFPFSLSSSLSTQMEEERSISLLKFMANEGLVPPLQEEEKRKNVLLNLKKIVVAWAKKVAWQRRLPKELITATYATILTYGSYGLGVHGQESDIDALCVGPYFATMAEDFFIVLRNMLKSRPEVSDIYCIKDAKVPLMRFKFDGISVDLPYAQLQVLAVPDNVDVLNPFFLRNIDETSWKSLSGVRANQQILQLVPDLENFQSMLRCIKLWANRRGVYGNLNGFLGGVHLAILAAFVCQNHPNASVSALITNFFTTFAMWPWPTPVVLQDGMSSLAGDFVETRSFMPIRLPCSPHEYCHSNITKSTYYKIRTEFLRGYRLTKDIVRPDFVWNSIFEPFPYSKTYNRFVKIHLSAPDQDTLGDWVGWVKSRFRCLLLKLEVMQDRCDPNPLEYVDMDVSEPNVIFYWGLNPTRRDFVDIESVEEDFLRNLYSGCLGIHRKMELSIVRAIELPKNVQFNGGSVKKTKAYWKAVDKRTPAFSQHLPDYFVGYLATNGDTK; this is translated from the exons ATGGGAGCAAATGCTACCTATAATTGCATGAACGTCGTCGTTTTCGTTGATCATGAATCTCTAAAACCGTCATTTCGTTTCATAAACCCTAAGTTTCATCGTAACGCTCTCTTTCTTTACAATTTCTCACCGTCGCCGCTACCAGCTGCGGTTTCTCCGTTTCCGTTCAGTTTGAGTTCTTCATTATCGACTCAAATGGAGGAGGAACGGTCCATTTCTCTTCTTAAG tttatgGCTAATGAAGGACTGGTTCCTCCTCTACAAGAAGAAGAGAAGAGGAAAAATGTTCTTTTAAATCTTAAGaag ATAGTGGTGGCTTGGGCTAAGAAAGTTGCTTGGCAGCGTAGACTCCCTAAAGAACTAATTACAGCTACATATGCTACAATTTTGACTTACGGATCTTACGGTCTCGGT GTTCATGGTCAAGAGTCTGATATTGACGCGTTATGTGTTGGGCCTTATTTTGCTACAATGGCt GAGGATTTTTTCATTGTTCTGCGTAACATGCTTAAAAGCAGACCAGAAGTATCGGATATATACTGTATAAAGGATGCAAAAGTTCCGTTGATGCGGTTTAAATTTGATGGGATCTCAGTTGATCTTCCATATGCGCAGCTTCAAGTATTAGCAGTTCCTGAT AATGTGGATGTACTTAATCCATTCTTCCTAAGGAATATTGATGAAACCAGTTGGAAGAGTTTATCTGGAGTTCGTGCAAATCAACAAATTCTTCAGCTTGTTCCGGATCTGGAG AATTTTCAATCAATGTTGCGATGCATTAAACTATGGGCGAACAGGCGTGGAGTGTATGGCAAT CTTAATGGTTTTCTGGGAGGAGTTCATTTGGCGATTCTTGCAGCATTTGTTTGTCAAAATCATCCAAATGCAAGTGTGAGTGCTTTAATAACAAACTTCTTTACTACATTTGCCATGTGGCCGTGGCCTACACCTGTAGTGCTGCAAGATGGAATGTCATCACTAGCTGGAGATTTTGTTGAGACACGCTCCTTCATGCCTATTCGATTGCCCTGTAGTCCACATGAATATTGCCATTCGAATATCACAAAAAGCACATACTACAAGATCAGAACAGAGTTTCTCAGAGGATATCGCTTGACTAAG GATATCGTAAGGCCTGATTTTGTCTGGAACAGCATTTTTGAGCCTTTTCCTTATTCAAAGACGTATAACCGATTTGTGAAGATTCACCTTTCAGCTCCTGATCAAGATACGCTAGGAGACTGGGTGGGTTGGGTTAAGTCGCGTTTCCGCTGTTTACTTCTTAAG CTTGAAGTGATGCAAGATCGTTGTGATCCCAACCCCTTAGAATACGTTGACATGGATGTATCAGAACCAAATGTTATCTTTTACTGGGGTTTAAATCCAACTAGGAGAGATTTTGTGGATATAGAATCAGTTGAGGAGGATTTTTTGAGGAATTTATATAGCGGGTGTCTTGGAATTCATAGAAAGATGGAATTGTCAATCGTGAGAGCAATAGAACTGCCTAAGAATGTTCAGTTCAATGGCGGAAGTGTTAAGAAAACGAAAGCATATTGGAAGGCTGTTGACAAGAGGACCCCGGCATTTTCGCAACATCTTCCCGACTATTTTGTTGGGTATTTGGCAACAAATGGAGATACCAAGTAA